A stretch of the Carassius carassius chromosome 6, fCarCar2.1, whole genome shotgun sequence genome encodes the following:
- the LOC132142065 gene encoding uncharacterized protein LOC132142065, protein MRVTVDAMREHSLNPTRRECVVVAKAITQKYPNSFLDKNEEGELIGCGYFSVINQLKTRVEYLNRGNTLSRLRKHKRTQRDDEDGDDDQPAVATCVRVDSYGCVRWQPEDYPDGETSASLEEKKLEMLDIFSREGLKGAERGRVEDLMAITYAKQREYINAKPSPSILDVGKEWPFLFSQKFLLSHFTTLTNVELYTRLSKDLDKKGKRLLDFFSSQITRWRKEVRAVLKEALKKDREGTDGLAAMLVMLAHFKEQEESLFLIADVTTTPTDAEAQLSLPITPRIIMLGETILTAKKWMLSIEGRVVIPPGAHLADFTTALVALFACYYVFNLEYQVEASTTLEFVQRFFVRINPDSNKCTAKEQMSKTTGRVVKRKTSYMNPHVISFIRDFTEFYLLTD, encoded by the exons ATGAGAGTCACCGTTGATGCAATGAGAGAGCATTCCTTGAACCCTACTCGCAGAGAGTGCGTGGTAGTGGCAAAAGCCATAACTCAAAAATATCCAAATAGCTTTTTAGACAAAAATGAAGAGGGGGAGCTAATTGGATGTGGGTATTTCAGCGTTATAAATCAGCTCAAGACCAGAGTAGAATATTTGAATCGAGGCAACACTCTTTCCCGTCTGAGGAAGCACAAACGCACCCAGAGAGATGATGAGGATGGTGATGATGACCAGCCAGCAGTAGCTACATGTGTAAGAGTCGACAGTTATGGGTGTGTTCGTTGGCAGCCAGAGGACTATCCAGATGGGGAAACATCAGCATCATTAGAGGAAAAGAAGCTTGAGATGTTGGATATATTCAGCCGAGAGGGTCTCAAGGGCGCTGAGAGAGGAAGGGTAGAAGACCTAATGGCAATCACTTATGCCAAACAGCGTGAATACATCAACGCAAAGCCTTCCCCAAGCATTCTGGATGTGGGTAAAGAGTGGCCATTTCTCTTTTCACAAAAGTTTTTATTGTCCCACTTCACCACTCTCACCAATGTTGAACTATACACAAGACTGAGCAAAGATTTGGACAAAAAGGGTAAAAGACTCCTGGATTTCTTCAGTAGTCAGATTACAAGGTGGAGGAAGGAAGTAAGAGCTGTTCTGAAGGAAGCCCTAAAGAAGGACCGAGAAGGAACTGATGGCCTAGCAGCGATGCTTGTGATGTTGGCACACTTCAAAGAGCAAGAGGAGTCACTTTTTCTCATTGCTGAT GTGACTACCACTCCCACAGACGCAGAGGCCCAGCTGTCTCTCCCCATCACTCCAAGGATCATCATGCTCG GAGAGACAATCCTGACTGCAAAAAAATGGATGCTGTCGATCGAGGGGAGGGTCGTAATCCCACCTGGTGCTCACCTGGCTGACTTCACCACTGCCTTGGTCGCTCTCTTCGCCTGTTACTATGTATTCAACCTAGAGTATCAGGTGGAAGCCAGCACAACCCTGGAGTTTGTTCAgag GTTTTTTGTCAGGATTAATCCTGACTCCAACAAGTGCACTGCAAAGGAGCAGATGAGCAAGACGACTGGGAGAGTGGTGAAGCGGAAGACTTCATACATGAACCCCCATGTAATCTCCTTCATCAGGGACTTCACTGAGTTCTATTTGCTAACTGACTAG
- the LOC132142861 gene encoding CMRF35-like molecule 1 produces MWDIILLFSSICTVVVGAPVTGYRGERADIRCPYESGYESNPKYLCKGECRDRHVIVKSGSRAKDQRFSLRDNRTTRVFTVTITDLRSADEGRYWCGVERSVIKDVYSEIMLLVKQDDKTTEVSTISPFSTTLSYFSTTEPYPESSSITITERTETIPDQHKSTVSGSFMIIITAEALVLLLIVLPLIIVAVWKRNKTQGLLSSSIVEFNPVLYEQIKDAGRDCNPEDRDTETTVVYTCAS; encoded by the exons ATGTGGGACATTATCTTGCTCTTTTCCAGCATCTGTACAG TTGTTGTTGGTGCTCCAGTCACAGGATACAGAGGAGAGAGAGCTGACATCAGATGCCCTTATGAATCTGGATATGAATCAAATCCAAAGTATTTGTGTAAAGGCGAGTGTAGAGACAGACACGTCATAGTTAAATCAGGATCTCGAGCTAAAGACCAGAGATTCTCTCTGAGAGACAACAGGACGACCAGAGTTTTCACCGTCACCATCACTGACCTGAGATCAGCAGATGAGGGACGATACTGGTGTGGAGTGGAGAGGAGTGTAATTAAAGATGTCTATTCAGAGATTATGTTGCTGGTTAAACAGG ATGATAAGACGACTGAGGTTTCAACTATCAGCCCTTTTTCAACCACACTGTCATATTTCAGCACAACAGAACCATATCCAGAATCCAGCAGCATCACAATCACTGAAAGAACAGAAACAATCCCAGATCAGCACAAATCAACA GTTTCAGGTTCATTCATGATTATCATCACTGCAGAAGCTTTGGTTTTACTCCTGATCGTTCTTCCTTTGATTATAGTGGCTGTGTGGAAGAGAAATAAGACCCAAG GTCTGCTGTCATCCTCCATCGTAGAGTTTAATCCAGTCTTATATGAACAA ATCAAGGACGCTGGACGTGACTGTAATCCAGAGGACAGAGACACAGAAACAACTGTAGTTTACACCTGTGCTTCCTAA